Proteins encoded within one genomic window of Hermetia illucens chromosome 2, iHerIll2.2.curated.20191125, whole genome shotgun sequence:
- the LOC119648590 gene encoding uncharacterized protein LOC119648590 codes for MVRLTVDAANECPNGMTTVSSTLLVKHIVEEESHTDLLNAKYGQCVFTIFSMEPNDKVYVKIDSRTYQLTTIAIDREDPIFESMPVAQVLVQLKLNCPGVANSRQRRSTWSRYSTDNSSRSLVLIDDIPFNPYLTTLSLIIEDVNDHSPEFVHPPHGDYIIGYPEVDVYYNLMPEYLIKVEATDRDVGLNAKIRYSMNENDYFQIDPTSGIIYPIAALPYGLESIELVVVAADRDGSFYGRKTRVNLIVKVLTSNYVTMLTINDQPAENFESVLKNVSLEVGAEVYSLRYAMLPARRDEENSQETFERSDGMLGTADHRIILRAWIYAVDEEGQFVGGSDVEERLNNLHGEYDLETSPYASEAKSDELVADTSGLVAGISVLGVLLFATLTAAFAFWWFWLRPYNFKSISNETTSETISSEDSMDHEMKYKVGNNFYYEDGDTYEAGQQYKKKASMAVSGATSMDTSDESNTNSFEGYSNNSDSSEGSRGQNERRKSIVTFNELVERIDIEISESNFRHHKNNNNDNVRL; via the exons ATGGTTCGGCTTACGGTAGATGCCGCTAATGAATGTCCTAATGGAATGACAACGGTTTCGTCTACTTTGCTCGTCAAACATATTGTGGAGGAAGAGTCTCACACGGACCTGCTGAATGCAAAGTACGGTCAGTGTGTGTTCACAATATTCAGTATGGAACCTAATGATAAAG TATATGTGAAGATTGACAGTCGCACTTACCAATTAACAACAATCGCTATTGATCGTGAAGACCCTATTTTTGAGTCAATGCCAGTAGCACAGGTCCTTGTGCAACTGAAGCTGAATTGCCCAGGAGTGGCTAACTCAAGGCAACGGAGATCCACCTGGAGTAGATACTCAACAGACAACTCCTCTCGTTCATTAGTCCTTATAGATGACATACCATTCAACCCATACCTGACCACCTTATCCTTGATCATAGAAGACGTGAATGATCATAGTCCAGAATTTGTACATCCTCCGCATGGAGACTACATAATTGGTTACCCAGAAGTCGACGTGTACTACAACCTTATGCCTGAATATCTAATCAAAGTTGAAGCTACTGATCGAGATGTAGGACTCAATGCAAAAATCCGATACAGCATGAACGAAAACGATTATTTCCAAATCGATCCAACTTCGGGGATTATATATCCAATCGCGGCGTTACCTTACGGGCTTGAAAGTATTGAACTGGTGGTGGTAGCAGCAGATCGAGATGGCTCTTTTTATGGAAGGAAGACCAGAGTAAATTTAATTGTGAAGGTTTTGACGTCTAACTATGTGACTATGTTGACAATTAATGATCAACCTGCGGAAAATTTTGAGAGCGTTTTGAAAAACGTTAGCTTGGAAGTAGGGGCAGAAGTTTATAGTTTAAGGTATGCGATGTTACCCGCTCGTAGAGACGAAGAAAATTCTCAGGAGACTTTTGAAAGGTCTGATGGAATGTTGGGGACAGCAGATCATAGAATCATATTGAGAGCTTGGATATATGCGGTTGACGAAGAAGGACAATTTGTCGGAGGATCTGATGTAGAAGA GAGACTGAATAACTTACACGGTGAATACGACTTGGAAACTTCTCCTTATGCATCTGAAGCCAAGAGTGATGAGCTTGTTGCGGACACATCGGGACTCGTGGCAGGAATATCGGTGTTGGGAGTATTGCTTTTCGCTACATTAA CTGCTGCATTTGCTttttggtggttttggctgcgACCATACAATTTCAAGTCAATTTCAAACGAAACAACTTCAGAGACAATTTCCTCAGAGGATAGCATGGACCACGAAATGAAATATAAAGttggaaataatttttattatgaaGATGGCGATACATATGAAGCTGGCCAGCAATACAAGAAGAAAGCTTCCATGGCGGTATCAGGAGCTACTAGCATGGATACCTCCGATGAAAGCAACACAAACAGCTTTGAGGGTTATAGCAATAACTCAGATAGCTCTGAAGGTTCTCGTGGGCAAAATGAGAGACGCAAATCTATTGTCACATTCAACGAACTTGTTGAAAGGATAGATATTGAGATAAGCGAGAGTAATTTCCGGCACCACAAGAATAACAATAATGACAATGTAAGGTTGTAG